TTAGGGGGACCTCGGAAATGAGGGAACTGAGACAAAGAACAATCGAAAAACAGAGTCCAAATCCTGTTAAAGAACATATAATACAAACGGATGAGAACAGGAAGCGACTTTATCGCCGTTTAGCGGTTTTTCTTGTCTTTGCTTTTACAATTATTGCTAGTATTAGTGTGACGTTTTATCAACAAAACAGTTCCATTAAAGCAAAAGAAGCAAAAGTTAAGGACATGAAAAAAGAACTGAATTCATTAACGAAAAAAGAAAAGAATCTAAAAGATGAAGTTCAAAAGTTGAATGATGAAGAGTACGTTTTAAAGATTGCTAGAAGGGATTATTTCTTCTCCGGAAAAGGGGAGATAATTTTTCCTGTTTCTAAGTAGAGTATGTCTTATTGACACTACATTTTAGGATTATATATAATAAAGTAAAATTTGACTTTTTAACCACTAAGGAGGAGCATTTTTTTTATGTCAATCGAGGTAGGCAGCAAGTTACAGGGTAAAGTAACAGGTATTACAAATTTTGGGGCTTTTGTGGAGCTGCCAGAAGGCTTAACAGGTCTTGTTCATATTAGTGAAGTTGCTGATAATTATGTGAAAGATATTAACGATCACTTAAAAGTAGGCGACCAAGTAGAAGTAAAAGTTATCAATGTTGAAAAAGATGGCAAAATTGGCCTATCTATTAAGAAAGCGAAAGAACGTGAAAAAACAGAAGGAGATCGTCCGCGTGGTGAATACCAACGTGGTGGTGATCAACAACGTTCTGGACGTCCACAACGTAATAATCGTTCTTCCAACAGAGATAACCGCGGTGGCGGTAACGAACGCGCTCCAAAAGAAACATTTGAGCAAAAGATGGCACGCTTTTTAAAAGATAGTGAAGATCGTTTAACTTCTTTAAAGCGTAACACAGAATCTAAACGTGGTGGCCGTGGCGCACGTCGCGGATAATAAGTCCGTTTAATTCTTAACATATAGAGAGGTACCCAGAGTAATTACTCGGGTACTTTTTTATGTGAGAGAATATATTTTTAAAAAAGTTTTTGAGATGTGTTGACTTTAAAACGTATCTGATGTAAGATACTAATTGTCCGTTAAATACGACGACATGGCGGTGTAGCTCAGCTGGCTAGAGCGTACGGTTCATACCCGTGAGGTCGGGGGTTCGATCCCCTCCGCCGCTATATTTAATTTAACGGCCCGTTGGTCAAGTGGTTAAGACACCGCCCTTTCACGGCGGTAACACGGGTTCGAATCCCGTACGGGTCATCTAAAAAGATCATGCAAATTTGCATGATCTTTTTTTGTTAAATATAAATTAAGACGTACAATACTTCTACAAAATCACCCTATATTTTCTGAACATTCTTTCAACTCTCTTTGAATAAATTAAATACTATGTATATATGTAGATTTATTTCGAATAAAAAGTCGAACGATTATAAAAGTCAAAACTGTTGTTTTGACAAAAATTCCAAAAATCATCTTTTATAATAACAGTAATTAAACTATGCAGGTGGTGTTAAAAATATGCCTAAAGCAGGAAGGAATACTATGAACACAAGTGCATTGGCGATGAATGAAAGTCAGCTTGGAACAATAAAGTGGACGAGTAAGTTGCGAATGAAGTTTGAACAAGTTTTCTTTAGATGGGGATTCATTATTGCTGTTATTGGTTTTCTTTTGGGACGAGCATATATATTAACAAACATTTTACCGTTTGCATTGCCGTTTTTTGCTGCTGTTTATGTTATGAAGCGAGATAAAATGCCGCTCGCGTTCTTAGCCCTAATGGGGGGAGCACTTTCAGTTTCAATAGACAATTTATTTTTTACTTTTGCATCTATCTTTACCTTCTTTATTTATAATATCTTCTTTAGTCGGTTTACACGTAAAACTGTTGGACTTGTACCATTCCAAGTATTTATCTCCGCATTAACCGCACATTTAGTTGTTGTATATTTTGCACAGCAAACCGTCACCATGTATGATCTGCTCGTCAGTACGATCGAAGCGGGGCTTAGCTTCGTATTAACGATGATATTTTTACAAAGTGTTCCGCTTTTAGTTGAAAGGAAAGGGAAGCAACAAGCGTTAGAAACAGAAGAAATTGTTTGTTTAATTATATTACTAGCATCTGTTTTAACGGGCACAACGGATTGGTTTGTTTATGATGCTTCTATTCAACATATTTTCACTAGATATTTAGTATTAGTATTTGCCTTTATTGCAGGGGCAGCTACAGGGTCAACAGTAGGGGTTGTCACTGGGTTAATATTAAGTTTAGCGAATGTGGCTAGCTTGTCTCAACTTAGTCTTCTTGCCTTTTCAGGATTGCTTGGGGGATTGTTAAAAGAAGGGAAGCGTATAGGAGTTAGTTTAGGTTTATTAATTGGTACAAGCTTAATTACATTATATGTAGACAAGCAAACAAGTATTGTAACAACTTTAATTGAATCTGGTGTAGCAATTGTTTTCTTCTTATTAACACCGAAGCTTGTTATGGATCGTATTGCTAAATTTATGCCAGGTACACAGGAGCATTCACAAGATCAACAACAATATTTAAGAAGAGTGCGCGATGTTACAGCAAACAAAATCAATCAATTTGCTAATGTATTTGCTGCTTTGTCCAATAGCTTTTCTGTATATGGGTATGTGGAGGAGGAAGATAAAGAAACAGAAGCTGATTTATTTTTAAGTACAATTACTGCAAAAACATGTCAAACATGCTTTAAGAAGGATCAATGTTGGGTAGTTAATTTTGATAAAACATACGATTATATGAAACAAATAATGAGTGAAACAGAAGAAGGAACACTGCAGCATAATCGGAAGTTAGTTCGTGAATGGGACAAGCATTGTGTGAGAGGGAAGAAAGTAACGGATTTAGTAGCGGGTGAATTAGATCACTTCTATGAGGGGCAGAAATTAAGAAAACAAATGAAGGAAAATCGTAGAATTGTAGCGGAGCAATTACTAGGTGTATCAAAAGTGATGGAGGATTTCGCTAAGGAGATACAACGAGAAAGAGAGAACCATCAAGCACAGGAGGAGCAAATTTTACAAGCGTTTCGTGATTTTGGTGTCGAAGTGGAGCATGTTGATATTTATTGTTTAGATAGAGGAAGTATTGATATTGAAATGTTGATTCCGGCTGCATCTAATGAACATGGGGAATGTGAGAAGTTGGTTGCTCCAATGCTTTCAGATATTTTGAAAGAGAATATCGTCGTTAAGCATGAAGAGAAATCCTCATATCCAAATGGGCACAGTTTAATATCATTTGGTTCAGCGAAGACGTATTCTCTTGATACAGGATTGGCCACAGCTGCAAAAGGTGGTGGGTTTGTTTCAGGTGATTCCTACGCGATGATGGATTTGAGTGTTGGTAAATATGCACTTGCGATTAGTGATGGTATGGGAAATGGACAAAGGGCTCATATGGAGAGTAGGGAAACGGTAAAATTATTACAAAAGATACTTCAATCAGGTATTGATGAAGAAATAGCGATTAAGTCCATCAATTCGATTCTTTCTTTAAGGACGACAGAGGAGATGTATACAACGCTTGACTTGGCTATGGTAGATTTACGGGATGCGAGTGCGAAGTTTTTAAAGATTGGATCGACACCGAGTTTTGTTAAACGCGGAAATAATATTTTGAAAATTGAGGCAAGTAATTTGCCGATGGGAATCATTGAAGATGTTGAAGTTGATGTGGTTGGTGAGCAATTAAAAACGGGTGACCTTCTTATCATGATGAGTGACGGCATTTTTGAGGGAGCGCAACATGTGGAGAATCACGAATTATGGATAAAACGTAAAATTAAAGAACTACAAACAGAGGATCCACAGGAAATTGCTGATATTATTATGGAAGAAGTAATTCGCTCTGGTGATGGTTATATAAATGATGATATGACTATTGTGGTGGCGAAAGTAAAGAAAAATATGCCGAAGTGGGCTACGATTCCAATAGTAGGAATGCAGGCGCAATAAAATAATCAAAAAACCTAGGTAGATGCCTAGGTTTTTTTGATTAAAAAGGTAATGCGATTACTTTGTTAAATATACAGGAGGGATGTAAGATAAAAATGTGGATTTTGTACATCTTTTTTTTGCACAATGTTTGTAAAAGTTGTACCATTATATACAAGGTAACTAATGTTGTTGTTCTTGTTTAATGAAAGGTGATTGCGAAGTTGAAAGATGCATTTGTTGAAAAAGTAGATGACTTTGTAAAGCAGCATGATGTATTAAAGAAACATTCAACAATTGTTGTAGGGGTTTCTGGTGGTCCTGACTCTTTGGCTCTTTTATATTATTTGTTAGAAAAAAGGGCAGAAAAACAGCTCGAAATTGTAGTAGCACATGTGGACCATATGTTTAGAGGTAATGAATCTTATGAGGATTTACAGTTTGTACAGGGTCTTTGCAAAGAGCTAGGAGTTATTTGTGAAACGCTAAGGATTAATGTGTCGCAATATCAACAGCAATATGGAATGAATGCACAAGTTGCAGCTAGAGAATGCAGATATGCATTTTTGGAAAGAATAATGAAGAAATATGATGCGAGATATGTAGCTCTTGGTCACCATGGAGATGATCAAGTAGAGACGATTTTAATGCGCCTTGTACGAGGGAGTACTCCGAAAGGATACGCAGGAATTGCAGTGAAGCGATCTTTTCATAATGGATATTTAATTAGGCCGTTACTTGGGGTAACTAAGGAAGAAATTGTTGATTACTGTAATAAATTAAAAGTTATTCCGCGTATAGATCCGAGTAATAAAAAAGAAGTATATACAAGGAATCGATTACGTAAATATGTCCTTCCTTATTTGAAAGAAGAAAATCCACAAATGCATGAGAAATTTCAAAAATTTAGCGTGCAGATGCAAGAGGATGAGGCTTATTTGCAGGAATTAGCTTTTGAGAAAATGAATAAAGTAATTACAAAAAAAAGCGATAAACAAATTAGCTTATCAATTCCTGCCTTTGAATCCATGTCTATGCCTTTACAAAGAAGAGGGATTCAACTAATATTAAACTATCTTTATGAATATAAGATTCCATCTTCGCTTTCTTCTATACATATTGACAAGGTGATTGAATTTTTTAAGCGGGCACAACCTTCAGGTTCACTAGATTTTCCAGGTGGTTTGAAAATTGTTCGCACATACGAAGAATGTGGTTTTGGATTTAAACAAGAAATTGTTTCTCCTTTTTTACAAGATTTATCAGTACCTGGGACAATTATATTGCCGAATGGGGATAAACTTGTAACAGAGGTGAGCGAAGATATACCGAGTAACATGAATGAAACAGTATTTGTTGCTAAGTATAATGATATATCGTATCCACTTCGTATTCGGTCTAGGGAAAATGGAGATCGCATGTCAATGCAAGGTATGGATGGTACAAAAAAGATAAAAGCTGTTTTTATCGAAGCGAAAGTACCAAAAGAAAAAAGAGAAGAATGGCCGATCGTTTGTGACGCAAGTGGAAATATTATTTGGGTACCCTTGTTGAAACGATCTGCATTTGCTACTTCGAAAGAGCTAGCAAAGAAGGGTAAATACATGATTATTCACTACAAAAGCAAGGAGTCTTCCGGGAGGATAATGAAATGATGAATCAAGATATCGAAAAAGTATTAATTTCTGAAGAACAAATACAAGAAAAGGTGCACGAACTAGGTGCAGTTATTGCAGAGGATTACAAAAATACAATACCTCTTGCGATTGGTGTACTAAAGGGCGCAATGCCATTTATGGCAGATTTATTAAAGAGAACAGATACATATCTTGAAATGGATTTTATGGCTGTATCTAGCTACGGTCACTCTACAGTTTCGACAGGCGAAGTAAAAATCTTAAAAGATCTTGATACTTCGGTAGAAGGTCGCGATATTTTAATCGTTGAAGATATTATTGATAGCGGTCTTACACTAAGCTATTTAGTGGACCTGTTTAAATATCGTAAAGCGAAATCTGTAAAAATTGTTACGTTATTAGATAAGCCAACAGGCCGTAAGGTTGATCTGAAAGCAGATTATGTTGGATTTACTGTTCCTCATGAATTTGTTGTAGGATATGGATTAGATTATAAAGAGCAGTACCGTAATCTTCCTTATGTAGGAGTATTAAAACCAAGTGTTTACTCAAATTAATTAAATATAGGCGTTACAATTGTATAGGAAATTTTTTCTGTGTTACGATTTACTATAGTGTTTATGCCGTGAGAGGAGGTTAGGAATGAAT
This Bacillus mycoides DNA region includes the following protein-coding sequences:
- the divIC gene encoding cell division protein DivIC; the protein is MRELRQRTIEKQSPNPVKEHIIQTDENRKRLYRRLAVFLVFAFTIIASISVTFYQQNSSIKAKEAKVKDMKKELNSLTKKEKNLKDEVQKLNDEEYVLKIARRDYFFSGKGEIIFPVSK
- a CDS encoding S1 domain-containing RNA-binding protein, with product MSIEVGSKLQGKVTGITNFGAFVELPEGLTGLVHISEVADNYVKDINDHLKVGDQVEVKVINVEKDGKIGLSIKKAKEREKTEGDRPRGEYQRGGDQQRSGRPQRNNRSSNRDNRGGGNERAPKETFEQKMARFLKDSEDRLTSLKRNTESKRGGRGARRG
- the spoIIE gene encoding stage II sporulation protein E — translated: MPKAGRNTMNTSALAMNESQLGTIKWTSKLRMKFEQVFFRWGFIIAVIGFLLGRAYILTNILPFALPFFAAVYVMKRDKMPLAFLALMGGALSVSIDNLFFTFASIFTFFIYNIFFSRFTRKTVGLVPFQVFISALTAHLVVVYFAQQTVTMYDLLVSTIEAGLSFVLTMIFLQSVPLLVERKGKQQALETEEIVCLIILLASVLTGTTDWFVYDASIQHIFTRYLVLVFAFIAGAATGSTVGVVTGLILSLANVASLSQLSLLAFSGLLGGLLKEGKRIGVSLGLLIGTSLITLYVDKQTSIVTTLIESGVAIVFFLLTPKLVMDRIAKFMPGTQEHSQDQQQYLRRVRDVTANKINQFANVFAALSNSFSVYGYVEEEDKETEADLFLSTITAKTCQTCFKKDQCWVVNFDKTYDYMKQIMSETEEGTLQHNRKLVREWDKHCVRGKKVTDLVAGELDHFYEGQKLRKQMKENRRIVAEQLLGVSKVMEDFAKEIQRERENHQAQEEQILQAFRDFGVEVEHVDIYCLDRGSIDIEMLIPAASNEHGECEKLVAPMLSDILKENIVVKHEEKSSYPNGHSLISFGSAKTYSLDTGLATAAKGGGFVSGDSYAMMDLSVGKYALAISDGMGNGQRAHMESRETVKLLQKILQSGIDEEIAIKSINSILSLRTTEEMYTTLDLAMVDLRDASAKFLKIGSTPSFVKRGNNILKIEASNLPMGIIEDVEVDVVGEQLKTGDLLIMMSDGIFEGAQHVENHELWIKRKIKELQTEDPQEIADIIMEEVIRSGDGYINDDMTIVVAKVKKNMPKWATIPIVGMQAQ
- the tilS gene encoding tRNA lysidine(34) synthetase TilS, whose product is MKDAFVEKVDDFVKQHDVLKKHSTIVVGVSGGPDSLALLYYLLEKRAEKQLEIVVAHVDHMFRGNESYEDLQFVQGLCKELGVICETLRINVSQYQQQYGMNAQVAARECRYAFLERIMKKYDARYVALGHHGDDQVETILMRLVRGSTPKGYAGIAVKRSFHNGYLIRPLLGVTKEEIVDYCNKLKVIPRIDPSNKKEVYTRNRLRKYVLPYLKEENPQMHEKFQKFSVQMQEDEAYLQELAFEKMNKVITKKSDKQISLSIPAFESMSMPLQRRGIQLILNYLYEYKIPSSLSSIHIDKVIEFFKRAQPSGSLDFPGGLKIVRTYEECGFGFKQEIVSPFLQDLSVPGTIILPNGDKLVTEVSEDIPSNMNETVFVAKYNDISYPLRIRSRENGDRMSMQGMDGTKKIKAVFIEAKVPKEKREEWPIVCDASGNIIWVPLLKRSAFATSKELAKKGKYMIIHYKSKESSGRIMK
- the hpt gene encoding hypoxanthine phosphoribosyltransferase, whose amino-acid sequence is MMNQDIEKVLISEEQIQEKVHELGAVIAEDYKNTIPLAIGVLKGAMPFMADLLKRTDTYLEMDFMAVSSYGHSTVSTGEVKILKDLDTSVEGRDILIVEDIIDSGLTLSYLVDLFKYRKAKSVKIVTLLDKPTGRKVDLKADYVGFTVPHEFVVGYGLDYKEQYRNLPYVGVLKPSVYSN